The Penaeus vannamei isolate JL-2024 chromosome 16, ASM4276789v1, whole genome shotgun sequence genome includes a window with the following:
- the LOC138864511 gene encoding single insulin-like growth factor-binding domain protein-2: MNQLLCLFLCLALCLVCVTGLRCLPSEGCTSRVTAGMDCKFGFLLGPCRKCECAKGPGEGCGGPWRLWGTCAEGLVCEKDPKDRKSKCRPRKSCLKEDKKEADERAPEVG, translated from the exons ATGAACCAGTTGTtgtgcctcttcctctgcctGGCTCTCTGCCTCGTTTG CGTGACGGGGCTGAGGTGTCTTCCGAGTGAGGGATGCACGTCCAGGGTGACAGCTGGCATGGACTGCAAGTTCGGATTTCTGCTGGGCCCCTGCAGGAAGTGTGAATGCGCCAAG ggGCCCGGCGAAGGGTGCGGCGGCCCGTGGAGGCTCTGGGGCACCTGCGCCGAGGGGCTCGTCTGCGAGAAGGACCCGAAGGACAGGAAGAGCAAGTGTCGGCCAAGGAAGTCCTGCTTgaaggaggataaaaaggaggCAGATGAACGAGCACCGGAAGTTGGTTAG
- the LOC138864512 gene encoding single insulin-like growth factor-binding domain protein-2, with protein MNQFSCLFLCLALSLVCLPGGECTPEELASLGCKRACDKGAGEVCGGPSNAIGTSAEGLVGDKDTEDVSDNRACRSKQPGDVAGKKQAKSLDD; from the exons ATGAACCAgttctcttgtctcttcctctgcCTGGCTCTTAGCCTCGTTTG CCTTCCTGGTGGGGAATGCACGCCCGAGGAACTGGCTAGCCTGGGCTGCAAGCGTGCATGCGACAAG gGCGCCGGCGAGGTGTGCGGTGGCCCGTCGAACGCCATTGGCACCTCCGCCGAAGGCCTCGTCGGCGATAAGGACACCGAGGACGTCAGCGATAACCGCGCGTGTCGGTCCAAGCAGCCCGGGGATGTGGCGGGGAAGAAGCAGGCAAAATCACTGGACGATTAA